The nucleotide sequence tgttcatacttaataatggttttaaggctattttctagttctacaactgttaaacttccagtaatctttttatttttattttttatattatttacaaatcgtaggcaataagccactattttttgaagttttgttaagctagagaattttatgaagaaagattctggtttgaccttagctaaagtgacaactttatattcaggcaaatggtctggagtagaaaatggaatttcaaagtgcaagaattcaatatttgaaagaatttcaggaccattaaaccaaagattgtttgaattaatttcatgaggttcaagtccacgagaaagacaatctgctggattttccttagtgtttatatacaaccatttaaattcggatgtcatttcttgaattttaataattctattggcaacatagggattcaatttcaaaggttcggattttatccaagctaagacaatgtttgaatctgaatataaaaataccttactgactttatcttttaacagttcaaaaaccttgtgagatagttttgaaagcaacaaagcactgttcagttcaagtcttggcatagttagttttttgtttataggaacaatcctagatttggaacaaatcaaatttacatgtactttattttcaaaaatagtcctcgcataaataacagctccatatgcaatcaaggaggagtcacaaaagccaactatttcaatatgaagagcaccagtaaagtttaaatttctttggacagtcactgtgggcatgctcattaagctttcaacaaaatttttccaagtgtcaagtaactcactggaaattatagcatcccatttgaccttacttaaccaaagtttttgcataattaccttagcagctactaaaactgggcccactaatcccaaaggatcataaaatttggaaacaaaactgagaatctgtcttttagttacacattcatttatatcaacttttggacaactaaatttaaaattatctgtttttgtatcataagtcaatcccagagtctttaccgttaaatcgtttttgctgatgttaatttcatcaaaattttgtttatttttaggaatatcatttaaaatttgtaaattatttgagcaccatttgtgcaactcgaaggaccttaatttgagcagcgagataagttcattttttagttttatcgtttcttcgattgtgtcacacccacacaaaatatcatcaacgtaggtgttattaagaagagctttagaagccaaaggatagcgtttaccttcagttcgggctaattctaccaaacatctggtagctaaaaaggaagaacttcttaaaccatatgttacagtttgaagttgaatacattgtaaactgccatttttctctcgccacaaaatattttgtaactggcaatggtctggatgtaccaaaaccattctatacatttgtttaatatctgtcaaaaggacgtaattatattttctaaaaagaacaagaatatcgaagagctcattttgaactacagcaccattatagagataatcattgatgcattttttcttttttgatttcatgctgccatcaaagactactcttaattttgttgtttttttgtcttcacgtatcactggatggtgagccatgaagtataaagaaccactatttaagtcatatgtactaagacttactatttttgcatgctttagagctaaatattcatcaataaaacttttgtattgagagtacagctcaggattgactttaaatcttttttctagattttcaaagcgttttaatgctacagaaaatgaatttcctaaatccaaatcaggtagattttgttttaatggtaatttaacttggtatttattatttattacttgcaaagaattttcaaaattaatctcacaagcttcctgctctgtcgaatattccggaaaaatttctggaaccttctcggtttcccaaaattgagaaacaatattttctaaattatttttcatgcttaaatgaaaagcagaaaaattacaaatttgtagtgatggagcagaaccactaactatgaacccaaatagagtattttgtaatataatctggtctacttgtattttatcggagagcaaaatatgaaatgaaatatttgccccaaacaatatatcaattgtgccagatttattgaagtcatcatcagacaatttaatatttttaggaatatttaaatttgaaacattgaaatttgtttgtggtatatcactagtaattttatcaaccacagaacattttatatttgtgctataatcaaacacacatgactcaatttttaaatttacagccttttgcacattggtaatattctcagaaatacctaagatattgacattattattaaatgtttttaagtttaatttacttaccaatctacttgttactaatgatatttgagatcctgtatccaggagacctctggcagtgatataatcacccctttttgttctaatttttaccttcactgttggtaacagaacattattaatgttttcatttattgaaccaaatgtagtcaccctatcgtctgcattaccactgttaccctgtccagtgctgtctaatggagtttgtctgtccacatgcagaagagaattatgttcttttcgacaaactgaacacctgaaactcattttacacctaccaggatgattattcaaacaaattcgacaagccttatgactgtctataaaagacactctatcatttactgaaacagatttgaaactggaacaattataaattttatggcCTGAGGATAAACAAAAGCTACACCTGGTTTCTAATTTGACTTTACTTGTAGCCAAGTGAGTTTTTTGATACCTTTCTTTGTTAGTGCTACATTTTTTATCTGGAGTGGTTACAGTTTCTAAAGCTGTAGCCCTATTTTCAATATAAGATAAGAAATCTTTTAAatttggcaattttgagttgtccctatcaatttgaaatgatctattagtatagtgatctagttttttagttaaaatgcaaataaggatcatatcccaactttctacgggttgctttaagttttttagtgcacctaactgctgtctcactttactaatgaactcacgtaaggcggtggaagttcctttttgaatggagggaatgtcaagtagtgaataaatgtgagaatttattaatattgtttcattgttataacggttatctaacattctcaatgcatcattataagagtcatttgttagaggtagatcatttattaggcttcttgcctctccttccaaatgattctttaaatgaaaaagtttttcaacattttgcagtgacttatttctatcaaaaacagctggaaataaatctataaaaggtctataacttgttaaatctttgccgtcataacaaggaatttctattcgtggaatatttgaagaataaaaagaattatttacatCTTGTGGATTAGTACTTACGCTCTGTATTACTGTTTTTGAGAGTTGACTATTAATTTTAGCTAATGTGTCAAAGTATTCCTCTCTAATATTATCAATGGAATCTGCATACCCCTGTTCACAACATAAAATTTCACAATGAAGATCttgaagtttattaaaattttctattagtaagtctttcctagtttgtaattgattaattattaattcagaaatttctttgtccaaatgtttttcaacaaagcttgtaatagttttaatagactgaatttcttgagattttttagtttttagcatttcaatatcctttttagcgggcatttttttttttttttatatgaatctacctaaaacttaaaaggtaaaaaaaactattttaaatatcaaaataacaaaaatgttgacgattatttacaaaccaaaacacaaacagtcaatttatttaattttgtattcactgtcaatgtcagttttctgtcacttcatatatgatcgatttcataaaacatcgattatttctctcgatcgcttgataaccattcgacgtcggtcgttcgccctcttttacatagatggcgctattgtatgagcttgacgttttacaaaattaattttttaatgatttttcttttttgtaatttcttttctaataatttcttttttgttcaataatttcttctttttttttttattaggtgtGTTTCTTACCTTCTGGAAATTGAGTAATTCCTAGCTTCTTTTTATATCCGGATCGAAGGACCAAACTTGAtgttggatttttgcaacaccaaggaaataattttacactggttttacacttctgaagctaggaataactaaagacacttttcacaactaatattttattacaataacacaaacttttggtattaaagtaatttttgtgtgggatcggacacacgccttatttttgtaaaacaaacttgatgttggatttttgcaacaccaaggaaataattttacactggttttacacttctgaagctaggaataactaaagacacttttcacaactaatattttattacaataacacaaacttttggtattaaagtaatttttgtgtgggatcggacacacgccctactttccctttttttattatcttattattctatataacaacaccttggcaacgaacttttttttttgaatattgcgcctttgtgtacactttgaa is from Diabrotica virgifera virgifera chromosome 9, PGI_DIABVI_V3a and encodes:
- the LOC126892638 gene encoding uncharacterized protein LOC126892638, whose amino-acid sequence is MPAKKDIEMLKTKKSQEIQSIKTITSFVEKHLDKEISELIINQLQTRKDLLIENFNKLQDLHCEILCCEQGYADSIDNIREEYFDTLAKINSQLSKTVIQSNQLRRGLQKTRKETEYVATKGKRKVYKANVAHFL